The DNA sequence TCCGCAGGCGTCTCTGCCATGGCACTGGTTTTTACCTTGGTATCTTCTTAGTTCAACAGCAGGCTTTCTGTATGAGAGAATAAAAACGAAGCGGAAACCGGCGGACTCCTGTGGAAGAAAGAGATTGGAAAATCCCGCAGGGCGTAAGCCCGAGGAAGCTGGAAATCTCCTTCACGGCAGGCCTGCCGGGTTGAAGCGAAGTTTTCTTATATATCAACAACAGAATGCTTTAACAGAGCTTATATTAAATAAACAGTAGTCCCAGTCCAATAACAGCGCCGCTGAGGAATAAAACCCATATACAGAATCCCATGATATCACGAGCATTCAAACCTGCAATAGCAAGTGCAGGAAGGGCCCAGAATGGCTGTATCATATTTGTCCAGGCATCGCCCCAGGCTACAGCCATGGAGGTTCTGGCAGCACTCACTCCAAGTTCCTGTCCTGCTGCAAGCATAATAGGAGCCTGAACGGCCCATTGTCCGCCTCCGGAAGGAACAAAAAAGTTTACAATACCTGCACTTAAAAAGGCGAAAAGAGGAAAAGTCATTTCATTGGATAAGGAAACAAACCAGGATGAAAATTCCACTGCAAGTCCGGATGCTACCATCATTCCCATAATTCCGGCATAAAACGGGAATTGAATAATTATTCCCCCTGCATTTTTAACTGCTTCGGCTACACTCGCTAAATAATTTTTTGGAGTGGCATGAAAGAGTATGCCAAGAAATAAAAATATAAAATTCACTATGTTTAAATTTAAATTGAAACCCGCCGTGATCAGGTAATAAAGAATAAAACTCAATCCGAGTAAACCGGTGACCATGGAGAGCACCATGCTGTTTTCCAGACGTTCGGCAGGAGTTTGATCCGCTTTAGGCGGACTTTCTTTAACGTCTGCAGAATCTTTTAAAAGCGAAGGATCGACAGTTACCGCATCTTTAGAACTCATCATCATTCTGTTCAAAACAGGCACTGTGATAAATAGAGAAGCTACTATAATTAAATTAAAAGGAGCAAATATGGTTTCGCTTGTTGGGATGATCCCGATAATATCTTCTGAAAAATGTCCTTCTGTAGCTACAGTTAAAGGAATAGAGCCTGCCAGACCCCCGTGCCAGACAATAAAACCGCTGTACGCGCTTGCAATAAGCAGGCGGTAGTCCACTGTAGTAATACGACGGGCCAGAGCTTTTGCAAAGAGAGCGCCTATAACAAGGCCGAAACCCCAGTTAATCCAGCTTGCCAGAAGTCCCACGAGTGTCACAATCACAATAGCCTGTCCAGGTGTGGAAGCCAAACCGGCCAGTTTTCGCAGTCCTTCCTTGAAAATCCGGCTGCTTGCTAGTACATATCCGGTTACGAGTACCAGCACCATCTGCATAGCAAACTCAAGCAAATCCCAAAATCCTTCTCCCCAGTGAACAACCATATCAACAGGCGTGCTCGGAGTTAACAGAAGACCCATTACAAACACAACGAAAGTAAGAATAATGACAAATAGAAAGGGATCCGGTAAATAACGCTGCATAATTCTTGTTGAAAAATCAGTAAGCGTTTTCAAAAACAAAACCTCCATTATAATAATATAATCTCTGTCAATACGCATTGTTTCCCGGTCGAGAGGAAAGCCGCATGCGCTCCCAAAAATCATGGACTTTTAACAGAGACACTCATGCAGAATCGCTGCATCATGTTAGATGAAAATGGCCTTCTATAAAAATGGAGCTTCTCCCCCTATTCAGGTGGAAGGAATGATGATCTGAAGGGGTTTTCGTTATTAGAAGACTGGTTCTGCTGTATTTTTTCCACAAGCTGGAGGGCAGATGGCCTGCCCTTCGCCCTATCGGAAACGAAAGCGCCCGTTTATCGCTTATATCCTTTATTTTCAAGGTAGAAATGTGCAGTATTCACATTTTTATGTACTTTTCACGATAATCTGCAGGAAGTTCACGTGAATGAAAATTTATTATATAGTAGAAATTTTCATGAAAGACTCCTCTCCTTAAAAACCCTTTCTCTGCTGCGCTGAGAAGCTTAAGCGATGAAAAAGAATGTCGGCGGAGAGGAGTTTCCTTAAGAAATATTTCAGTTTTGGGAAGCGTACATTGCTTCAATAACTTTCATATTGTTATGGGTGCTTTCGGGAGTATAAACTGGATCTTTTCCTTCAAGCAGGCATTCAGAAAAGTGTGCAATTTGATTTGTAAATTGGTTACCCTCAAAGAATCGATGCT is a window from the Alkalicoccus halolimnae genome containing:
- a CDS encoding short-chain fatty acid transporter, which encodes MKTLTDFSTRIMQRYLPDPFLFVIILTFVVFVMGLLLTPSTPVDMVVHWGEGFWDLLEFAMQMVLVLVTGYVLASSRIFKEGLRKLAGLASTPGQAIVIVTLVGLLASWINWGFGLVIGALFAKALARRITTVDYRLLIASAYSGFIVWHGGLAGSIPLTVATEGHFSEDIIGIIPTSETIFAPFNLIIVASLFITVPVLNRMMMSSKDAVTVDPSLLKDSADVKESPPKADQTPAERLENSMVLSMVTGLLGLSFILYYLITAGFNLNLNIVNFIFLFLGILFHATPKNYLASVAEAVKNAGGIIIQFPFYAGIMGMMVASGLAVEFSSWFVSLSNEMTFPLFAFLSAGIVNFFVPSGGGQWAVQAPIMLAAGQELGVSAARTSMAVAWGDAWTNMIQPFWALPALAIAGLNARDIMGFCIWVLFLSGAVIGLGLLFI